A genomic stretch from Solanum stenotomum isolate F172 chromosome 8, ASM1918654v1, whole genome shotgun sequence includes:
- the LOC125874630 gene encoding ubiquitin carboxyl-terminal hydrolase 3, protein MAESTGSKKRWLPLEANPDVMNQFLWGLGVPPNEAECCDVYGLDEELLEMVPKPVLAVLFLYPLTSQSEEERIKQDSETKVQDPSSTVYYMKQTVGNACGTIGLLHAIGNITSQIKLTEGSFLDKFFKSTSSMDPMQRAVFLENDREMEVAHSVAATAGDTEATDDVNTHFICFTCVDGQLYELDGRRAGPITHGASSPNSLLKDAARVIKKIIEKNPDSINFNVIAISKNV, encoded by the exons TTTCTTTGGGGTCTTGGTGTTCCACCGAATGAGGCCGAGTGCTGTGATGTTTATGGGTTAGATGAAGAACTTCTGGAGATGGTGCCAAAGCCAGTGCTTGCTGTTTTATTTCTCTATCCTCTCACATCTCAG agtgaagaagagagaaTAAAGCAAGACAGCGAAACAAAG GTGCAGGATCCCAGTAGTACAGTTTACTACATGAAGCAAACAGTGGGAAATGCATGCGGAACAATTGGCCTTCTTCATGCTATTGGGAATATCACCTCTCAGATAAAACTTA cCGAGGGTTCATTCTTGGACAAGTTCTTTAAATCAACCTCAAGCATGGACCCAATGCAG CGTGCTGTGTTCCTTGAAAACGATAGGGAAATGGAAGTTGCTCATTCAGTGGCAGCCACTGCTGGTGATACTGAG GCTACCGACGATGTGAACACTCATTTCATCTGCTTCACCTGTGTTGATG GACAACTCTATGAACTTGATGGAAGGAGGGCTGGACCTATTACACATGGCGCATCCTCTCCAAACAGCTTATTAAAG GATGCTGCCAGAGTTATCAAAAAGATAATCGAGAAAAATCCAGACTCAATCAACTTCAACGTTATTGCTATTTCCAAAAACGTTTAG